The following proteins come from a genomic window of Pseudochaenichthys georgianus chromosome 19, fPseGeo1.2, whole genome shotgun sequence:
- the LOC117465243 gene encoding clarin-3, which produces MPSTTKTLLFLSSALATSISVGVLGYCMSTQWAETTMECTRSGAIFSNGSALITWKLFVGDLNRDYCPFFGYEETFEVIPKLVETGEVPSVVLHALVLCLLALCLLCSASSILISLYNSVSNPYETYMGPIGLYVCSSLSACLSVLVLILFAVNLTVTRMAEKLVKISTEMTPADLRNESTKMMFGYYLVILYTVLSLVAIAVIYMYDQAAYTHRREQQRPTEDAPKEIMMY; this is translated from the exons ATGCCTTCCACTACGAAGACTCTGCTTTTCTTGTCCAGTGCGCTGGCTACCTCCATCTCTGTTGGGGTGTTGGGGTACTGCATGTCAACACAGTGGGCTGAGACCACCATGGAGTGCACAAGAAGTGGAGCTATCTTCTCCAATGGGAGTGCTCTGATCACTTGGAAGCTTTTTGTGGGGGATTTGAACAGAGACTATTGCCCCTTTTTCGGATACGAAGAGACATTTGAAG TGATTCCTAAGTTGGTGGAAACAGGAGAAGTTCCCTCTGTGGTCCTTCACGCTTTGGTGTTGTGCCTGTTGGCCCTGTGTCTGCTGTGTTCCGCCAGCAGCATCCTTATCTCCCTGTACAACAGTGTCAGCAACCCATATGAGACCTACATGGGGCCGATTGGCTTATATGTCTGCAGCTCGCTCAGTG CATGCTTGTCTGTATTGGTCCTCATCCTCTTTGCGGTGAACCTGACAGTGACCAGAATGGCAGAGAAGTTGGTAAAGATCTCGACGGAAATGACTCCAGCAGACCTGAGGAACGAGTCGACAAAGATGATGTTCGGATACTACCTTGTCATCCTTTACACAGTGCTCTCGCTGGTAGCCATCGCTGTGATCTACATGTACGACCAGGCAGCCTACACACACCGGAGAGAACAGCAGAGGCCTACAGAGGACGCCCCCAAGGAGATCATGATGTATTAG